From Acidimicrobiia bacterium, one genomic window encodes:
- a CDS encoding helix-turn-helix transcriptional regulator has translation MPTTKNYSQLHDKVLARPGAAERLADLRADTLTEIALYELRLATEQSQVELAATIGISQSAISQLERGSGDIKLSTLRRYLEGLGADLRLVAVFESDDNTETIVPIQINNKAQPIDVA, from the coding sequence ATGCCTACCACTAAAAACTACTCCCAACTTCACGACAAGGTCCTTGCCCGACCCGGCGCGGCAGAGCGGCTGGCCGACCTGCGGGCCGACACCTTGACCGAGATCGCCTTGTACGAACTCCGTCTCGCTACCGAACAGTCCCAAGTCGAACTTGCTGCCACCATCGGGATCAGCCAGTCCGCCATCTCTCAGCTCGAGCGAGGAAGCGGCGACATCAAACTGTCCACCCTGCGCCGCTACCTCGAAGGGCTCGGCGCCGACCTGCGCCTCGTCGCCGTCTTCGAGTCCGACGACAACACAGAAACGATCGTGCCAATCCAAATCAACAACAAGGCTCAGCCGATCGACGTGGCGTGA
- a CDS encoding tyrosine-type recombinase/integrase, producing the protein MLGHHLSWLRVSGRGQGRSPARQRAGHDLAEITPHNLRHTCASLMRAAGADAKAIQQQLGHRNASVTLNTYTHL; encoded by the coding sequence ATATTGGGTCACCACCTCTCGTGGTTGCGGGTTAGCGGCCGAGGGCAAGGTCGGAGCCCTGCCCGTCAGCGGGCCGGCCACGACCTCGCAGAGATCACCCCCCACAACCTACGACACACCTGTGCGTCGCTGATGCGGGCAGCCGGAGCCGACGCCAAAGCCATCCAACAACAACTCGGACATCGCAATGCGTCCGTCACATTGAACACATACACGCACCTA